CAACCGGGCCGCCAGAACCCCGCTGGTTGTTGGGATGATTTCAGATGCGGCGGGTTTCAAACGGGGGTACTTGTTTCAAACCAAGTACCGGCCTGGGCCCGACAAATGCAAATGGACTTTTGTTCACTGACGTCAAGGTCGTGTTGTGGTCTTTCTCGTCGGAGGACAAAAGCACTCTGACAGACGACCGGTCCATCACCTGCTGCCCACTTCAAGGTCACCCAGCCGGTTTTCACTGCCAGTGCACAAACGAGTATTAGCAGATTTGCGTGCCCTGCATGGCTTGCACTAACAGGGGTCCCAGCCAGAAGCCTCTGCTGTCCCGTTTCAGACCTCACAACCCCAGACTGCCGAAAGATGGCCACGATCATTCACGCCTATTCAGCCATGCCCGTCTTGGATCATGGGGACCATGATGGAGTCACCCTTCTGGCATCGACTTCAACCACTGTCAACATTCCCATATAAACAAACGGGCCTCCTTCCCCAGACTGATCGACGCACATCTCGAAACAAAGCAGATCAGGAAAAATactacaacatcatcaagtaTTTTACCCTGTTATTCTCTTCGTTATTAACCCACAAACATCCTCGACTCGCATTCAACAGTATCATGGACGTCGAGTTCAagcccaacaacaactccatCACCAGTGAATCTGCCCCACTGATCGAGCCTGTCGATAGCGCCAGTGACCAGGACTTGTTCATGGTTCCCTTGAAAAGACCTTCTCCCAAGTTGCCGTCGTCTCGGTACAGAAACGTCCGCCCTCGCTCGCCTCCGCGCCCTCCAGCCACTCTCAAAAGAACGCCCCAACTACCCACTGAGGAGCAAATTAATCAACTCATCGCCATGGCTTACCAAAATCCACCTCTGTCAGAACGTGCCGGTGATAAGATGGACGCCATGGTCAAaacaccgccaacaacaatGTTTGGATCGCCCATGATGTCCCCGGAACAGAACCAAGGACCATCTCTCTCCATGGTTTACCACAGTCCCCCCATGTCGAGCCGAaacatcaacgacaacctcaacagcaccGGTGCCAACTCCACTCCCGCCATCGGCGGTATTTTGTCACCCAACCCGAGtgacgacaaccaccacccaggaAAGTCATCCCCCAACATGGCCTCCACGACAAAcgacaaccccaccaccgcccgcaaCACCTCCCGTTCTGCCTCCCCCCAGCAGTCCACCAAAGCATCCTCTGTATACGACGCCCCCGATGACAAGAAGGAagcccaaccaaccaccacgactcaactcccccctcccatcccacccctctccgcctcccgTCCCGCCCCCTCGAGGCCTTACAACCTCTCCCTAACCAAAGccaacctcggcctcgccctccaactcaacccaacccaagaCAGCAACCTCTTGGCCCCACCCATCGACCCAAACTGGGCATTAAACCCTGACTCTCCCATGGAGCGCGCCTCCCAGATGCGCGCCACCCCCGACAGTGCCTATGACAGAGCCAGACAGATGGAGATTAGGCGCTCAGAGTGGAAGCACATCGTTTATCGGTTTCCTGTCAAAGGGTCGGGGCACTGGGTGATTGATTGTGACTTGACCGAGAGCAGCCACGCCAGGCTGAGCGATGTCGCGGGACGGAGCTCGGAGGGATTTGAGTGGAATGGGGATTATGAGCTGGCGAACATTTATAGGGTGCTGGCGCAGGCGCATaggaaggtgggggaggagatgaggatggagaggattggggagaggaagaagggtgTTACTGTGCAGACGGCTGTGGCGGcttgaagggggaggtttcttttgatgggggttgaTTAGAGCATTGCGATGGTGTTGGGTGTTTTGCTATTCTTGTTTTGGTATTTTGTAGTTTTTGATTGTTTTGGATTCAGGTGTAATTGGAAcgttggaggggaagctACATAGGATACAATGCTTGGGCTTGGTTGATCTCAACCAAGAATATCAAGCAAGATGAAAAGTAGTTTTTTGAATCACACAAGCTGTTGTAACACCGGAATCTGGACACAATTCATCACGTGGCTTCTCGCCGGTTTATCTGTCCTGAATTAGGTAGAGCTCAGGATTAGCTCATCTTCGGCTCCAGTCTACTCACCTCGCTCAGGGACTGCTTAATGTCTACTTACCTCGCTtattgtgacgaacccctatccagaacctctgaaagggatacgggttgaaggcacttctgaacaattttggttcggtacagctaaacagtgtacaacaaatggcttgtctcaatcacaatagtataataccaacgattgtgacttgtattgcatactgcggaactgtctatctacaccggccagttcctccgtatatatatCCCAGTGAATCACCTGAACCACCATGCCAAGCGTGATCCTGGATCACTTCTCCCAGCGTAGGCTCACCATGGAATCACGGTGCTAAGAGTGATCCTGGATCACACCTTAGGATCACTAAGATCACCACGCTCCTAGCGCTCCCAGGCGCTCCACCTCCCATTGGTTCCTTTAACGATTGGCTGGGCACGTCCTGTGCCCTGTATATTTTTCCACCTGCCCGCtggcttaactgtgacactACGGCACGTTGTCACGAGATAAGTAGGGGCGGCTCGCTTCCATACCTTTCTAGGTAAGACGTATGCTTCGAGTCGATGCTCCGCCTCCCGAAGGAGAGTGCAGTCTTTAGATTCCCCGTCCGGCTAAGTTTTCCACGCAGGTATGGGTCTCGGCCTTTGGGATTATACACAAACAGCACCCCAGCCGGAGCCGCCTAGCACTACGGTACATCACCACAATGGTGGTCATTAATTTTGTTATTTTCGTGGACTTGTTATAAGTGTGGTGAGCGATGGCCTGGATTATAATGACCGGTATTTCCTATAAACTGGGACTGGCAGCTGAGGCCAGGGGAACTGGATTGGACCAGTGAATCATCCCGAGAAGTTGTTAACCACGCATGTCTGCATTCTGCAATCTTGTGGTACTGTAGTGGTAGAGGGAGTGGACGATGGCCACCCTCTGACTAACACTCCTGATCAGGACTCGCCAAGTCTTGACCTCTTACATGCGTGAGAGATATAGTCCCGCCTTACGCTCCAGGAGTCCAGTCAGATATTCATTTTCAAGAACCTTGGCATACGATGGGCGACGACAGTTTGTGGATGCCTGAAGGAACTTGGCAAACCGGATATCTTACAGTACAATACTACAGTGACAACGATACAGTATAAGGACAATTCTGGCAGCCGGCCCGGAGCGGACCTTCTTTGAGTTTTGGCCGGTGGTCgccccccactcccctcaCGCCACCCACGGAAGATACCGAGAATGCTCAACAACGGCAAGCAGAGTTTGTGGGTTCTCAATCTCGcttgcttctttttctcaacCGCGGCCCTGAAACGTAAGAACTCGGTTGTTAGTCATAGGTATCCGGGTTGTCGCGGCATTGTTACCAATTTTGAAGGAAAGATAATGCCGACGACACGAGGGTCGACCCCGCTCAACTGTACGACATCGCCAATCCGCCGTTGCATGAGGCGTTTTTACTACACAGATTGTCGAGTAGCCCTTATCGCGAATCAACGGTTGAGAATATGTCATCACAGGTTGGCGGGCCTTCACCTTGCACGATACACTGAGGCGATCAGATGCCTGAAGCATATTGCTTTCACTAGGTATCCCAGCAAACGTCAACTCTGAGAGCATCAATGCTGGCCCGGTCGTCTGCCAGAGCCCTCCTTCGCCGCCCCCCATTTCCaactgggttgggggggcaAACTCCGATAGTCGGAGCTTCGAGTCGCTGGCTGACGACACTCGGTCACCGCCGACAACAATCCACAACTACCGCAGACGCAACAGCAAACGCAAACGATCAGGATGTAGCATCTATCCAGGATAATGTCGAGCATCAACAGTGGGCGAGACAGGTTCTGCGGGATgccgttgccgccgccgcgccgAGATATACCTGGTcaaaggaggagacggcggcCATCTACCACCAGCCCCTGATGGAACTTGCATTCCAAGCGGTGAGATACATGGCTCGATCCGTGTGCTCAAAGCTGTCACTAATTCCCGGCATCAAATGAATGCAGGCCCAAGTCCACCGTCGATTCCATAACCCGTCCGAAGTCCAGCTCTGCACCCTCATGAACATCAAGACAGGAGGCTGCAGCGAGGATTGTTCCTACTGCGCCCAGTCGACTCGCTACCAAAAAGGCACCGGCCTGCAAGCCAAGCGTGTCGAAACCGTCGAGACAGTCCTTGAAGCCGCCCGTATAGCCAAGGCCAATGGCAGCACACGCTTCTGCATGGGAGCCGCCTGGCGCGACATGCGTGGCCGCAACAACAGTCTGCGCAATGTGAAAGAGATGGTGTCGGGAGTGCGGGCCATGGGAATGGAGGTGTGCGTGACGCTGGGCATGATCGATGCCGAACAGGCCAAGGAGCTCCGCGAGGCTGGTCTCACAGCctacaaccacaacctcgacACGAGCCGCGAGTTCTACCCTAGCATCATCTCGACCCGTACCTACGACGAGCGTCTCGCTACCCTGGGCCATGTTCGCGATGCTGGGATCAACGTCTGCTCGGGGGGTATTCTGGGTCTGGGCGAGACCGACAAGGACAGGATTGGATTGCTGCATACCGCTGCCACGCTGCCGAGCCACCCGGAGAGTTTCCCAGTGAATGCGCTGGTCCCCATCAAGGGCACGCCACTGGGTGACAGAAAGCCGATTGACTTCACCAGCATGCTGCGCACCATTGCCGCGGCGAGAATCATCATGCCGGCTACCATTATTCGTATCGCCGCGGGCCGCAAGACAATGACGGAGGAGCAACAAGCCATGTGCTTCATGGCTGGAGCCAATGCTGTCTTTACGGGAGAAAAGATGCTCACGACAGAGTGCAAcggatgggatgatgatgctgtaTTGTTTGAACGTTGGGGCTTGCAGCCGATGAAGAGCTTTGCAAAGTCGGCGGCGCCAGCTAGCTAGAGTCTCGACTTTGAAACATTCATCTGAGAAACTACCCATGATTCTATTGCTGACACTATCCCGACAGCCTCATCTACAGTGTTGGCAGCGTGAAGGCATAGACGTATCCTCTCTGTTCCCTTGGGCACCGTTGGAGAGACAATAGGGCGCACCATGAATCCGTTCTGTTGACAGTGACCTGCTAGGCTGCGTGGATGATCGGTAAATACCGGGATAATGGAGGATTTTGGCTCAACCAAGCTGACGCGAAGTAAATGTGATGGAGGTTTCAATCTCTCGTACATCTCCATCAATAAGCAGTGGGCGTTCTTGACGAGGTTTCTGAGGCGATGAACCAGTGGCTCAGCTCCGCCACTCATCATGAATTCATAAGCGACCTCGATACTGATCAGAGACGGAAGCGC
This window of the Podospora pseudoanserina strain CBS 124.78 chromosome 3, whole genome shotgun sequence genome carries:
- a CDS encoding hypothetical protein (EggNog:ENOG503PRDX), translated to MGTMMESPFWHRLQPLSTFPYKQTGLLPQTDRRTSRNKADQEKYYNIIKYFTLLFSSLLTHKHPRLAFNSIMDVEFKPNNNSITSESAPLIEPVDSASDQDLFMVPLKRPSPKLPSSRYRNVRPRSPPRPPATLKRTPQLPTEEQINQLIAMAYQNPPLSERAGDKMDAMVKTPPTTMFGSPMMSPEQNQGPSLSMVYHSPPMSSRNINDNLNSTGANSTPAIGGILSPNPSDDNHHPGKSSPNMASTTNDNPTTARNTSRSASPQQSTKASSVYDAPDDKKEAQPTTTTQLPPPIPPLSASRPAPSRPYNLSLTKANLGLALQLNPTQDSNLLAPPIDPNWALNPDSPMERASQMRATPDSAYDRARQMEIRRSEWKHIVYRFPVKGSGHWVIDCDLTESSHARLSDVAGRSSEGFEWNGDYELANIYRVLAQAHRKVGEEMRMERIGERKKGVTVQTAVAA
- the BIO2 gene encoding biotin synthase (COG:H; EggNog:ENOG503NVE4) → MLARSSARALLRRPPFPTGLGGQTPIVGASSRWLTTLGHRRQQSTTTADATANANDQDVASIQDNVEHQQWARQVLRDAVAAAAPRYTWSKEETAAIYHQPLMELAFQAAQVHRRFHNPSEVQLCTLMNIKTGGCSEDCSYCAQSTRYQKGTGLQAKRVETVETVLEAARIAKANGSTRFCMGAAWRDMRGRNNSLRNVKEMVSGVRAMGMEVCVTLGMIDAEQAKELREAGLTAYNHNLDTSREFYPSIISTRTYDERLATLGHVRDAGINVCSGGILGLGETDKDRIGLLHTAATLPSHPESFPVNALVPIKGTPLGDRKPIDFTSMLRTIAAARIIMPATIIRIAAGRKTMTEEQQAMCFMAGANAVFTGEKMLTTECNGWDDDAVLFERWGLQPMKSFAKSAAPAS